The following proteins are encoded in a genomic region of Hydra vulgaris chromosome 05, alternate assembly HydraT2T_AEP:
- the LOC136080446 gene encoding GATA zinc finger domain-containing protein 14-like: protein MIIKLLTLIVIYCYYNEFGVFGKSVIDGFCHPKCFEKCLPSCTCCNANVDNSERRNKIKRRILENVLKQKQLEVGFVCHSYCKTRCLPSCKFSCCEKQNSTEEVNEHSIVFEEGFDLSKLLKSLQETQNEYRKFKSYIGKLHNATTHKLKHPSHHHSQHTHKSKLKNRNNFISNKSEQKATLKNKKKQSKKESKEKNSKITNKKAVNDKVIKLEYDEKENGTDVSSSVLSSNVDKMQFINEKTNDMNGYDSDEFNSHTEELEDQHSGNYELTLNPLGYPRSESTTQHLPPHGNFIYNPFYVSNELKDSHILTQKQKSNKKKKSIKKRQKKNYNQTFKKKLNDIKSNGNGNNGDKGNNGNKVSGNENKSNDNGKKSVDLSLDTQATNQNFQTSEDSKETEKVKALDNTRKITKALKEIANLQTTIKENIENDKMVKLNSMQKKESSNFKIEPAVKPFISRKLDTTNSKPHNFKKLKPAPSMFQEFQEVDLLTYSADQHPNHSKVLNKKSNKMTYKNKKKKGNRNLNKQANKQSNHILNVFSTNQNDNTSYSNFYDSKTNQESFTLKSSDSVSESVNQQPSVSQSSNLVTENIAKQPSVILTDNLTSYPMPAQAVIQNESQQTNQNELYSQQTNQCAASCGMLCSPFCENICCENSMYQNYLENKQVDLQPTPALQIQAPKKNYEDAYTQSPNSIYGENALSLKDTNTKAIKLSEATLSATRRRIQDLISLLQETSKNIETNNVANTNVCHIGCKKHCLPSCHFECC, encoded by the coding sequence AAAATGTTCTTAAGCAAAAACAACTTGAGGTAGGCTTTGTATGCCATTCCTACTGCAAAACACGATGTTTGCCATCTTGCAAGTTCAGTTGCtgtgaaaaacaaaattctacTGAAGAAGTTAACGAACATTCTATTGTGTTCGAAGAAGGTTTTGATTTAAGTAAACTACTGAAATCGCTTCAAGAAACGCAAAACGAATATCGAAAGTTTAAATCATATATTGGTAAGCTGCATAACGCCACAACCCACAAGTTAAAACATCCTTCACACCACCATTCACAGCACActcataaatcaaaattaaaaaaccgaAATAACTTTATATCGAATAAATCAGAACAAAAAgctactttaaaaaacaaaaaaaaacaatctaaaaaagaaagtaaagaaaaaaacagtaaaataaccAACAAAAAAGCAGTAAACGACAAAGTGATAAAATTAGAATATGACGAAAAAGAAAATGGAACTGATGTATCATCATCTGTTTTATCTTCAAATGTTGACAAAATGCAATTCATAAATGAAAAAACCAATGATATGAACGGTTACGACAGCGATGAGTTTAACTCACACACAGAAGAATTAGAAGACCAACATTCTGGAAACTATGAGCTAACGTTAAACCCACTGGGATATCCTCGTTCTGAATCAACTACTCAGCATCTACCTCCACATGGCAATTTCATATATAACCCGTTTTATGTGAGCAATGAACTAAAAGATTCTCATATTTTAACTCAAAAacaaaagtcaaataaaaagaaaaagtcaataaaaaagaggcaaaaaaaaaattataatcaaacttttaaaaagaagcTCAATGATATTAAAAGCAATGGCAATGGTAACAATGGTGACAAAGGTAACAATGGCAACAAAGTTAGCGGTAATGAAAACAAAAGTAACGATAACGGTAAGAAAAGCGTCGATCTAAGTTTAGATACACAAGCAACAAATCAAAACTTCCAGACTTCAGAAGACtcaaaagaaacagaaaaagtAAAAGCGTTAGATAACACACGTAAAATTACTAAAGCATTAAAGGAAATAGCAAATCTACAAACAACAATCAAGGAAAATATAGAGAATGATAAAATGGTGAAATTAAATTcaatgcaaaaaaaagaaagttcaaactttaaaattgaacCAGCAGTTAAACCatttatatcaagaaaattagACACTACAAATTCAAAGCCtcacaatttcaaaaaactaaaacctGCGCCATCAATGTTTCAAGAGTTTCAGGAAGTTGATCTATTAACTTATAGTGCAGACCAGCATCCAAAccattcaaaagttttaaacaaaaaatcaaacaaaatgacatataaaaataaaaaaaagaagggaAATCGTAATCTAAATAAACAGGCCAACAAGCAGTCCAACCACATACTAAATGTATTTTCAACTAATCAAAACGATAATACAAGTTACTCAAACTTTTACGATTCAAAAACCAACCAAGAATCTTTTACATTAAAATCAAGTGACTCGGTTTCCGAAAGTGTTAATCAGCAGCCGAGTGTTTCGCAATCAAGTAACTTAGTAACTGAAAATATTGCTAAGCAGCCAAGTGTTATACTTACAGATAATTTAACAAGTTATCCAATGCCTGCTCAAGCTGTCATCCAAAATGAATCTCAACAAACCAATCAAAATGAACTTTATTCTCAACAAACTAACCAATGCGCTGCATCATGCGGAATGCTTTGTTCtccattttgtgaaaatatttgcTGTGAAAATTCAatgtatcaaaattatttagaaaataagcaAGTGGATTTACAACCCACTCCAGCTTTACAAATCCAAGCTCCTAAGAAAAACTACGAAGACGCATATACTCAATCTCCAAATTCAATATACGGAGAAAACGCTCTATCATTAAAAGATACGAACACAAAAGCAATTAAACTATCCGAAGCAACTTTATCAGCAACCCGACGTAGAATTCAAGATTTAATTTCTCTTCTACAAgaaacatctaaaaatattgAGACAAATAATGTAGCTAACACCAATGTCTGCCATATTGGTTGTAAAAAGCATTGCTTACCATCTTGCCATTTTGAATgctgctaa